A single genomic interval of Bacillus sp. es.036 harbors:
- a CDS encoding CoA transferase subunit A, protein MRSKTCDLSELDILKDNMTIMCGGFGGVGSPPSLIEWILDSGIKNITLICNDAGFPWIGPGKLVTEKRVSTLIASHIGSNPEAGKQMHRGELNVQFYPQGTLAEKIRAGGMGLGGILVDVGLGTSVEEGKEKAVVLGKEYMIEPALTADLSIVACKQADLYGNLLYDQSARNTNPLVAQAGDLTIAEAAEIVQIGELDPEQIVTQGVFVDHVIKSKGVDWKWVWELKREG, encoded by the coding sequence ATGCGAAGTAAGACATGCGACTTGTCAGAACTAGATATTTTGAAAGATAACATGACCATCATGTGCGGTGGTTTTGGGGGAGTCGGTTCACCGCCATCGCTTATTGAATGGATACTAGATTCCGGCATTAAAAACATCACCCTGATTTGTAACGATGCTGGATTCCCTTGGATAGGACCGGGCAAGCTTGTAACGGAAAAAAGGGTTTCAACACTCATTGCCTCGCATATTGGATCTAATCCTGAAGCGGGGAAACAAATGCATCGAGGAGAGCTCAATGTTCAATTTTATCCCCAGGGTACGCTTGCAGAGAAAATTCGTGCAGGTGGAATGGGACTTGGTGGGATATTAGTCGATGTAGGGCTTGGAACATCTGTTGAAGAGGGTAAAGAAAAGGCAGTTGTCCTGGGAAAGGAATATATGATTGAACCTGCTTTAACGGCAGATCTATCGATTGTGGCCTGTAAGCAAGCTGATTTATACGGGAACCTGCTTTATGATCAAAGCGCGAGGAACACGAATCCGCTTGTGGCACAGGCTGGCGATCTAACGATAGCGGAAGCGGCTGAAATCGTCCAAATAGGTGAGCTTGATCCTGAACAAATTGTAACGCAAGGTGTTTTCGTTGATCACGTGATCAAAAGCAAAGGGGTTGATTGGAAATGGGTATGGGAGCTGAAACGAGAAGGTTGA
- a CDS encoding 3-oxoacid CoA-transferase subunit B has protein sequence MGMGAETRRLIAQRAAREVTYGMMVNLGIGIPTLVADYIPASLDVMLHTENGILGMGGSPEPGHEDGNLSNAGGYPVTIQPGASFFDSAEAFGMVRRGYLDLTILGALEVSGKGDIANWIVPGKRVPGMGGAIDLAQKAKKVIVLMSHTTKEGYPKIVQECSLPLTVKEGADMIMTERAVMKVENGKLYLLEVMPGYSLGDVLNATEAQVNVDHVRGRTY, from the coding sequence ATGGGTATGGGAGCTGAAACGAGAAGGTTGATCGCTCAAAGAGCTGCACGAGAAGTAACGTATGGCATGATGGTTAACCTTGGGATCGGTATTCCTACGCTAGTAGCCGACTATATTCCAGCTTCCCTGGACGTTATGCTTCATACGGAGAACGGCATTCTAGGCATGGGAGGTAGCCCGGAGCCTGGTCATGAGGACGGGAACCTTTCAAACGCCGGAGGTTACCCAGTCACGATTCAACCCGGTGCTTCTTTTTTTGATAGTGCAGAAGCATTTGGAATGGTGAGAAGGGGTTATCTCGATTTAACGATTCTCGGTGCTCTTGAGGTAAGTGGTAAAGGAGACATTGCCAATTGGATTGTTCCGGGAAAAAGGGTTCCCGGGATGGGGGGAGCAATTGATCTTGCCCAAAAAGCTAAGAAAGTGATTGTTTTAATGAGCCATACAACAAAGGAAGGTTATCCTAAAATTGTACAAGAATGCTCCTTACCTTTAACGGTTAAAGAGGGTGCTGATATGATTATGACTGAGCGAGCAGTGATGAAGGTGGAGAATGGTAAACTTTATTTGTTAGAAGTGATGCCAGGCTACTCCTTGGGCGACGTGTTAAACGCTACAGAAGCGCAGGTAAATGTTGATCATGTAAGGGGGCGAACGTATTGA